The Lutra lutra chromosome 16, mLutLut1.2, whole genome shotgun sequence genome segment ACTGGAGGACCCCCTGACTCTGAGTCCCCTAACAGGGAGAAGACTCTCAGGAGCCCCGAGAATGTTCCCCATCTCCCACAGCCTCTGGCGTGGAGGGTGGGGCTCTCCTTGGAGCTAGACAGAAATCTTCCCTTGGTGGATCTGGGTGGGGTGGTCCTGGGGCCTTGGGTCTTGGGACAGAGGCTgaggagaaggtggaggaagaggaggagtccCCCACAGAGGGCAGGTGTTGCTGAGGCTGTGCTGGCCAGGCAGGGGCCTGTGGGCTCCTCGGTGGTCCTGCCTCTCCTATCCCAAGTGAGGTTCCCACAGAGGAGAGGTGAGAAGTTCTCAGTGTCTATAGTATGTGGACAGGAGCGGACAGGTGCCCTAGCAGCAGGTGTCTGTGGGTTGAGTGAAAGTCTTTGGGACCCCTGAAGGATTTGAGGCCCTCTCCTCATCAGCTAAGCCAAggtcccagcagggagcccacccctGGACTCCCAGGCCTCTCAGTTTTCTGACCTCACCTGTTAGGCACCCTTTTCCTtggtggagaggggaggtggcCATGGTTCCTGTTTGTGTCCCTGTCTTTACCCTAGTCAGGGCCCAGCCTCCAACTTCCAAACCATACAACAAGCACCCGCTGCGTCCAGGCCATGCCCTGggtcctgggtggggtggggggtgggcactgTCCTAGAGGGTAACAGTTAATGCTTGCTGGGGGAGCTATTGGAGCCAAGGTCAGCTGGGCTGATGTGGAATGACCTTGGTCAGTATtaatatgtgtctatttttttaaagttaatttatttatttaggtaatctctacacctaatgtgaggcctgaactcatgacctggatAACGAGAGAGTGGCATGCTcttctggctgagccagccagacgccccttAACATGCATTTATGGGACACCAACCGTATACTGGGGCCCCCAGATTATGATACACTCCGAGGCTTCCATCAACATCACAGGGGTGGGTGTGGTTCCAGGgaccctctccccacacccatgTTTCTGCTCAAATCTGAGGCAAGCCCTGTCTCCACTGCACTGGTGAGCACGCTGGTTTTTCAGCAACCTCTGGAGAGGAGCCCCAGGGCCTGTGGGGTTAGTCAAGCCTCGGCTGGCATGAGGGCACTCTGGGGGGACTCGGGGTGATCCCAGCCATTCTCTGGCTTCCTCCTCTGGTCCCCTCTGCCACTGTGCTGGTCCCCCAGCAGCTTCCAGGGCTGGAGTTCTTCTTCTCATCCTCCATGTGGGCCAAGCTGCTGACGACTGCAGGGGCCTGTGGGTCTCGTGCTTGGCTGCCAGGGGCCTCTCCCTGCCGGGGGTGGAGGACAAGCCCAGGCAGGAGGCGTCACGGCCAAGAAGACCTCTGTGCAGCCCTCCAGCGAGCTCCTGTCAGACCTTCCCCCCCTCACGGGGAGAGTGGGAGCAGCTGAGGCCCTAGCTCTGCTGCTAAGGCCGGGccccccccagcctggcccctccttcctgcttgccCTGCAAGGgccctttgcctcagtttcctctccatACTGCTGGGAAGATGTGGCGAGGGCTGTCCCAGAGCTGTGTAAGAGAGCTGCTTAAGCCAGATATAGTCGTATTCTCCAGAGGGCAAAGGAGGCCTTCTGGGGTCTAAGTCTgctctttcactcagcatgtgAGGCCTTTCTGGGTTGGGGTGCCCTCAGGGATCCACAGACAGTGGCTCTCCCTCTAAAGAGCAGAGACAAAGGGCCTGGGAGTCACCAGTGTGGGGGAAACAAGCCCAGACTGGGGCACTCAGTCTGAGGTCATGgtggcagggggggggggggtggcttgAGGGACCAGATGGTGGTGCTGGTAGGTGAGGCCTTGGTGAttttggagggaggaaggaaggttcATAAATTCTCTGCTCCCTGAAACTGAGACTTAAGACTAAGGTCTGGGAGCTTTGGAGGCAGGGTGAGGGCTGAGCTGGGGGTTCAACTTCAGGTTCCAtgtggaaggcagacacccagtgAGGCTTGCCTGGAGGGAGCAGGTCAGGTAGCTCCTGGGGGAGAGGGCTCCCTGCGGGCGTGGCTGCGCAGGGATGGGAGAGTCTGCATTGGGTGTTCTGTGCCAAGGTGAGCTGCTGGTACAGGGCCCGTCTCTGGCCCACTCAGGGGACCCCGGGTCCTCCCCACAGACCATCTTGGATGGCCAGGAAGTCCTTCCTGATGTCTCACCTCATGAGAGAATCCTGGTGGTCTCACCTTGCCCCCTCACCTTGGCTTTGGAGCCGCTTCTCCACCCTCCCACCCTAACAACGCTGGGGACCCCCAGAATTCAGGCAGGGCCGGAGCAGGGTTAGGTTGGGGCTCGTCCCCTCTCTCCCAGATAGCTTGCGCTGTCTCCACTTCCCAAGCCAGGAGACATCCTCCCCTGAGAGGACCCCCAATTTCTAAGCAGGAAGTCCTTCCCGCAGTCTAGCCTTAGCATGGGTGCTCTGGCCTGCACGGTAGACCCAACTTCCTCCCTGTCCCCGTGTGTGGGCTGAGAGTCTAGGCCACCCACATGGGAGCCTATTTCGCCCTCTCCTGCCTGTCCCTCAGGCGCTGGCCACCCCTGGAAGCTCCCCATTCAGACGGGCCTGGGGCAGACATCAGTGTCCCGGCAGCGCCTAAATCGTTAGCGCCGAGGAGATTAGGCTGTAATCTCTTGTTGGGCGCGGGCGGGTGCCAGCTGCCAGGATGTGGGATGGCACTGCTCCCTCGCTGGGGCAGCCCTTCCCCGGGGCACAGCGCTAGCCGTAGCAGCCTGCTGCATGGGCCCTGCTTTGCCTCCTCTGGGGGCCCCTCTAGAGTggctttccttctctgcctcattCTGTCCCTTCTGGTCTCAGAGCCCTGACCCCAGCTTTCCTGATGCCCCCATCTCTCTAGATTCCCTCAAAGACCGTGGGAGGCAGGAATTACCCtcgttttacaaatgaggaaaccaagacttgTGAATTGACTTCCTGTAAGGCTTGGATCCAAAGTTCCCTCAGGCCAGCAGCCATGTCAGTTCCCCTCAGATCCAGATCCCTCAGGCCGGGGTCTGTGCCCTCTCCCACAGATGTGGACTCATCAGCTGGGGGTTGAGGTGGATTCCCCCCACCTCCGGCCTGGGGGCTCTCTCAGGGCCACATTGTGCCTGGGAGAGGGTGTCACCCTGAATTTCTCCACCCTTCTTCCTGGGGCCCAGGAATGCTGGTTGGGGGGCCAGACCAGCCTCTGGGTTCCAGGCCTGTGGAGCCTTGTTCCAGGCCCAGCTGGCTCCCAGGGCTGGGTTCTCCGGACTGCCCCCAAGAATGAGCTCAGCTGCCTAATTGTGGCTGAGGATGGAGGTTCACCCTCCCCCGGGGCTGCGGCTCCAACACCACCTTTGTTTCTGAACAGACAATGGGCTGCTAAGAGGCCACCAGCCCAGGCCAGGAATAGGCAGGAGAGGGGGCCCCCCCCGAGGGAATGCACTCAGCATGTCCGGCctgagccccaggccctgggtggCTGGTACAGAAGCAAATTACATGGCTGGGGTTTTGGCTCTGACTTCAAGGGCTGGGGGGCCCAGCCCCCCTTTAGCCTGGCTATAAAGGGCTGCCTGGGGTCCCTGTCCAGACCAGACCCTCCTCCTGACCTGTGGACACCATggctgccaccaccaccagcatCCGCCAGTTCTCCACCTCCGGCTCTGTCAAGGGCCTATGTGTGCCTGGTGGAAGCTTCTCTCGGATGTCCTCCGTTCGTGTTGGGGGCGCCTGCCAggcccccagcctcctgggaggCAGCAGCTGTGGCAACATGTCTGTCACCTCCTCCCGCTTCTCGGCGGGCTTGGGGGGCGGCTACGGCGGGGGCTACACCTGCAGCCTGGGTGGGGGCTTCGGATCCAGTTTCGGCACGGGCTTTGGCTCCAGTTTTGGCGCTGGCTTCGGTTCCCCGGACGCCCTGCTTGGGGGCAGCGAGAAGGAGACCATGCAGAACCTCAACGACCGGCTGGCCTCCTACCTGGAGAAGGTGCGAGCTCTGGAGGAGGCCAACACGGAGCTGGAGGTGAAGATCCATGACTGGTACCAGAAGCAGGGGCCCGCGCCCGCCCGCGACTACAGCCACTACTTCAAGACCATCGAGGAGCTGCGGAATAAGGTGTGTGGGCCAGGcagctccctgccctctgccctctgtccgTAGGACCTTCTGCGAAGTTGGGATCCCTCCCAACTCTGAACCctctgtgtctggctctctgcctgtctcacCTCCTAGAGGAGGTTCAGTCTATGCCCTATGCCCTGTTCACCGTGCTGATTTCACAGAGTCTGGCATATTCTCCTAACTGGTTTCATTGTGTGTCTTCCTCACTCTGTCCATACTGGTCTTTCTGGGGGTCCCTGAGGGAGGGAGCTATGTCTTCCCACTCAGACTGGAAGCTTCCAAGGGAAGGCGTTTCTCTGTTAGTCTGAAGGAGAATACAACACACCCACATGCTCATGACCTCCAAGAACAGGGCCTTGGCATTCTGATTCTGTGAATGTGGCATCTGGGTCTTCCGCACAAGCTTCCTCCTGGAGGGTCCTCTGGTGCTGCAGCCCCCAGAGGCAGGTGAAAGTTCAAAGAAGTGTGGAGATgtctggggggagggtgggctgGGGCCTGCTCTTTCGTGGTGCAGAACCAGGTCTCGTGCTTGCCCTGTGAGGGGCTTTGCCTCCTCCTGCCCGGGACCTCAGCCAGGAAGGGAAATCCTGCAATTGCCCCCTGGAAGCAGAGCTCCTGGGAGTGCCAGATCAGATATCCGGCTTGGTTTGAGCAGTGGGAAGCCCAGGGGAGCCCTGGTGAGTCAGCGTTCCAAGCTCTGGGGTCAGCCAGCTGCTCACCATCAACCCCCAGCGCCTGGAGCATCAGGCCTCCGCCCCTCAGAATCACCGCACCCCTCGGGGGTTTTCCCAAGGGCCCCTCTCGAGGCCCTATCAGCCTCCTGAGCAAGGAAGTAGGGGGGAAGGCAGGTCTGTAGGCCACCGAGGGCTGGGTTGATCTCGCTCTGGAAACAGGGCCTGACCCAGGGTCACATCACAGGGCCTTCCGGGGGTTCAGAGGCCCATAAAGAGGCTATTGGGGCTACTTGGGCCTGCTGGGGCTGCCTCCTCTGACTTCTTTCTGCACAACAGGCTGCAGCCTTAGAAACGTCTGGATTCTTCTTAGCTCATCTGCTGCCTCCATTGagacctcctctctcctccccccataTGGCTCTTGAGTACAGCCTCTTGACATTTCTCACAAAAGCAGTCATAATAACTGATCCTCTGCTCCCTCTAGAGCTCCTTCCCTGTTCTCCTTTAAACCTCTCTGACGACCCTGTGGGAAAAGAAAACTTTGTTCCAGGTTTCAGCTGGGGCTGGTCATAAtcttattcattaattaattagttgCTTAATTAAACTAATGTTTCCTGGGGGGTGACTGCGGGATGGGTATTTTGCCCAGGGCTAGGGATTCCGAAAAGAATGGTCACCGATGAGGTCTTGTCCGGCTGGAGCGCAGAGCCCGTTGAAGGAAATAACCAAAGAAGTCACAGAAGAATCACAGTTGGGAGAAATGCTGTGAAAGAGGATGGGCCGGGAGGAGGTGTGACCGGAAGGAGGGGAGTtgaggagggcttcctggaggaggtagcAACTGAGACTAGAGGTCAGTTTAgttgaagaaaagagagggaggtcCCTCCAGCTTGGGCAGGGGAGGGTGACTATGTATGGGTCTCTGTCCTGGCCTCATGGCTGCTGGGCCTGCAGGGGATAAGGCAGGCAGTCAGGGCCGTGATGGTGCCCTCACCATCCTGGGAGCCTTCCAAGAGGGTGCTCAAAGGGGGAGGTTGTGTGAACCCTCATCTCTTCTAGTTGGCTCACTCTCAAAGGGCAGCAAGGAGGGTATTGCCGGGCCTTCCCATGGTTCTTGCTCACCTCGCCCACTATGCCCCCCAGATCCTGGCGGCCACCATCGACAACGCCAGCTTGGTCCTACAGATTGACAATGCCCGCCTGGCAGCCGATGACTTCCGCACCAAGTGAGTCTGGGCTTCCAGGGCTGCCCCCGGAGGCTGGTGCTGGGTCGGGCTCCGCACACCAGAAATATCTGTGTGTACAAGGGGGTGTCCTGGGGCCCCCCCTTGGCTCATGCCTCCACCCTTTCCAGGTACGAGACGGAGCTGAACCTGCGCATGAGCGTGGAGGCCGACACCAACGGCCTGCGCCGGGTGCTGGATGAGCTGACCCTGTCCAGAGCCGACCTGGAGATGCAGATCGAGAACCTCAAGGAGGAGCTGGCCTACCTGAAGAAGAACCATGAGGAGGTGAGGTGGGCCCTGGGGAATGCAGGAGAGACTCCTATAAGGAGCAAGGGGATTGGTGGCCCTGGCCCCCAAATCCTCCTGGGCAAGGGCCACGCCCTCAATCCAGCTCCCATCTCTGGTCCGTTTCTGGCCCCGACCCTGGGAGACCCTCGGAGGGCCCTGCGTGAAGCCTAGAGGTCCCTCTCCCCGCAAAGATACTTCCCTTGTCCCTCAAGGCACAGTCTACCGAGCGGTGGCAGTTAACTATCTAATGAGCAAATCAGCCCAAGAACATGCATGCTAATTACTCCAATTAATTGTAATAGTGATAGTCATAACAACAGCCAAAATCTGCTCAGCACATTACAAGTGATTCATGGCAATTAGCTCAGCTGATACTGACATTGGCGCTGGGTGCGGGgtgctcttccctccctttcccggTAAAGAaacaagctcagagaggttaaggaatttACCCAAAGCCACACAGGTCTATCTGACCCATGTTCACACCCAGGTCTGACCTCACCATGTTGCCACCACTCCTACCTCCCTTTTTCATAGAGTTTGGGGTCCTAGGGATCCTAAGGCTCAACACAAGGATGGGGATCCCAGACCCTGTAGGAGGACTAATGAACCTGCCGCTTCCTTCTCAGCTGACCACTGTGCTGGCCTGCGCTGGGGGAGAATAATCTTTGAGTAACAGGAGCCCAGAAAGTGTTTCCACTTGACTTTGAGGCTGGTCATAGGGATTGCATCCCTGCAATAGTTAACATTTCCTAATGAGGTCTGGCTCTGCGCTGTTACCAACACGGGGCTGCTTTCCTTGTGCCCGTACTGTGTGGTTGTGGTAGGGGATAAGGCAGGCAGTCAGGGCCGTGAGGCTGTCTGACTTATCCCCTAACATGTTGGGGAGTTAGCATCTCTCTTTGCCCAGCACATATTGGAACGGGGCAAAGTCCATCCCCGAGTGCACGTTGGGGAGATGGACCATATTCGCAGCCCTGCGTGTTTGTGACAAGATCACATCTGCTCCATCTTCAAGAGGAGGAACCATTAGGCTgtctatgtctgtctgtctgtcatctGTACCCATCTC includes the following:
- the LOC125087549 gene encoding keratin, type I cytoskeletal 42 translates to MAATTTSIRQFSTSGSVKGLCVPGGSFSRMSSVRVGGACQAPSLLGGSSCGNMSVTSSRFSAGLGGGYGGGYTCSLGGGFGSSFGTGFGSSFGAGFGSPDALLGGSEKETMQNLNDRLASYLEKVRALEEANTELEVKIHDWYQKQGPAPARDYSHYFKTIEELRNKILAATIDNASLVLQIDNARLAADDFRTKYETELNLRMSVEADTNGLRRVLDELTLSRADLEMQIENLKEELAYLKKNHEEEMNALRGQVGGDVSVEMDAAPGVDLSRILNEMRDQYEKMAEKNRKDAEDWFFSKTEELNREVATNTEALQSSRTEITELRRSVQNLEIELQSQLSMKSSLEGSLAETEARYGAQLAQLQGLISSIEQQLCELRCDMERQNQEYQVLLDVKTRLEQEIATYRRLLEGEDAHLATQYSSSLISQPTREGTVTTRQVRTIMEEVQDGKVVSSREQVHRSTH